From a region of the Arachis ipaensis cultivar K30076 chromosome B09, Araip1.1, whole genome shotgun sequence genome:
- the LOC107616609 gene encoding probable glycerol-3-phosphate acyltransferase 2, translated as MAKMFRAFFFKSLFFFWYRFLFRQLKSLIGLRRNILSTQFKYQKFSSLLHQHHRSSELGDHTLVFDVENALLKSSSLFPYFMLVAFEAGGLIRAIVLVLLYPVACAADIIGQELGLKMMVMICFFGIKVDNFRVGRSVLPKFLLEDVGKEMFDVLKRSSGKKVGVTNMPRIMVESFLREYLEIDVVVGRELKVFCGYFVGLMELKKSALHALEQVQEGKGCSDMIGITRFNKVVDHQLFSHCKEVYAVSEAEKRSWQRLSKDKYPKPLIFHDGRLALRPTLFDSIAILMWLPYALILSIIRISLALSLPYNFSTPLLVFTGIHLTTSKIPKMPPNNNNKNTGTGTLYVCNHRTLLDPLYISFTLQRNLIAVTYSLSRMSEILAPIKTVRLTRNRDQDANMMKHLLAQGDLVVCPEGTTCREPYLLRFSPLFSEMCDDIAPVAVNSHVTMFHGTTAGGLKCLDPVFFLMNPSPVYTIDLLQHVQRSQCADVTGTTEKEHRARFKVANHVQSQIGSALGFECTKLTRKDKYLILAGNEGVVMNRECGKS; from the exons ATGGCTAAAATGTTCAGAGCTTTTTTCTTCAAATCCCTTTTCTTCTTTTGGTACCGTTTCCTCTTTAGACAACTCAAGAGTCTCATAGGCCTCCGCAGAAACATCCTCAGCACACAGTTCAAGTACCAGAAGTTCTCTTCCCTTCTCCATCAGCACCACCGTTCTTCAGAACTCGGTGACCATACACTCGTCTTTGATGTTGAAAACGCTCTGTTGAAATCCTCTTCCTTGTTCCCCTACTTCATGCTCGTGGCATTCGAAGCAGGGGGCTTAATCAGAGCCATTGTTCTTGTCCTCCTATATCCTGTTGCGTGCGCAGCAGATATAATAGGACAAGAACTGGGGCTCAAGATGATGGTTATGATATGTTTTTTTGGAATCAAAGTAGATAACTTCCGAGTAGGAAGGTCGGTTTTGCCGAAATTCCTCTTGGAAGACGTTGGGAAAGAAATGTTTGATGTGTTGAAGAGAAGCAGCGGGAAGAAAGTGGGCGTGACGAACATGCCAAGAATCATGGTGGAGAGTTTCTTGAGAGAGTATTTGGAGATTGATGTTGTTGTTGGGAGGGAATTGAAGGTTTTCTGTGGATACTTTGTTGGGTTGATGGAGTTGAAGAAAAGTGCTTTGCATGCTTTGGAACAGGTTCAAGAAGGGAAAGGATGTTCCGATATGATTGGAATTACTAGATTCAACAAAGTTGTTGATCATCAATTGTTCTCCCATTGCAAG GAAGTGTATGCGGTGTcagaagcagagaagagaagCTGGCAAAGGTTATCAAAGGACAAATACCCAAAGCCACTAATCTTCCACGATGGAAGGCTTGCCCTTAGACCCACTCTATTTGACTCCATAGCTATCTTAATGTGGCTCCCCTATGCCCTAATCCTCTCCATTATTAGAATCTCACTTGCCCTCTCTCTCCCCTATAACTTCTCAACCCCCCTCTTGGTATTTACTGGCATACACCTCACCACCTCCAAAATCCCCAAAATGCCCCccaacaataataacaagaatactGGCACCGGCACGCTTTATGTGTGCAACCACAGGACCTTGCTGGACCCTCTTTACATTTCTTTCACTCTTCAGAGGAACTTAATCGCCGTTACTTACAGCTTGAGCAGGATGTCAGAGATTCTTGCACCAATCAAAACGGTGCGTTTAACTAGGAACCGGGATCAAGATGCAAACATGATGAAGCACTTGCTCGCCCAAGGAGACCTAGTTGTTTGCCCCGAAGGGACCACTTGCCGGGAGCCTTATTTATTGAGGTTCAGCCCTTTGTTCTCCGAGATGTGCGACGACATTGCCCCTGTGGCCGTTAACAGCCACGTCACCATGTTCCACGGCACTACCGCCGGGGGACTCAAGTGTCTGGATCCTGTGTTCTTTCTCATGAATCCCTCGCCAGTCTACACCATCGATCTCTTGCAACACGTGCAGAGATCACAGTGCGCTGACGTCACAGGAACTACTGAGAAAGAACACAGGGCGAGATTCAAAGTCGCGAATCACGTGCAAAGTCAGATAGGGAGCGCGTTGGGGTTTGAGTGCACTAAGCTTACGAGAAAAGATAAGTACCTGATTTTGGCGGGTAATGAAGGTGTAGTTATGAACCGAGAGTGTGGTAAATCTTAG
- the LOC107619011 gene encoding uncharacterized protein LOC107619011: protein MYEGYAIDWSLLVPGVGRLVSEFNSRMAVTHADLEPNTGKTCLMSSKTGVFLVLVTILLGLSSFTLCLITKATRSQDHGIGFITHSWWTLVPCGQFYYYYFLHCQKILKNKIEVCAMKFNVLVTTYEFIMYDRSKLSKVDWKYIIIDEAQRMKDMDSVLARDLDRKTPNVIELTIFLSLILCIGVIIFYL, encoded by the exons ATGTATGAAGGCTATGCTATAGACTGGAGTCTTCTTGTTCCCGGAGTCGGAAGGCTTGTATCTG AATTCAATTCAAGAATGGCAGTTACACATGCTGATCTCGAACCAAACACAGGGAAGACATGTTTGATGAGCAGCAAAACTGGTGTATTCCTCGTACTTGTCACAATCCTATTGGGACTCTCCTCCTTCACTCTCTGCCTCATAACAAAAGCCACACGTTCTCAG GATCATGGGATTGGATTTATCACTCATTCATGGTGGACTTTAGTACCTTGCGGCCAGTTCTACTACTACTACTTTCTGCACTgtcaaaaaatattaaagaataaaatt GAGGTTTGTGCTATGAAGTTTAATGTCCTTGTGACTACTTATGAGTTTATCATGTATGATCGATCAAAGCTTTCAAAAGTCGATTGGAAATATATCATAATTGATGAAGCACAGAGAATGAAGGATATGGATTCAGTCCTGGCCCGTGATCTTGATAGGAAAACTCCCAATGTAATAGAACTAACAATATTTCTTAGTTTGATACTTTGTATAggagttattattttttatttgtaa
- the LOC107618477 gene encoding long chain acyl-CoA synthetase 1, which yields MLKNFATKVEEGKEGENGKPCVGPVYRNLLAKNGFPPMDPDFSTTWDIFSVSVKKHPKNRMLGWRKVIDEKFGPYVWKTYKEVYDEVLHIGSALRASGAEPGSRIGIYGSNCPQWIVAMEACSANSFICVPLYDTLGAGAVNFIIDHAEVDIVFVQDKKVKELLKPDCISAKRLKAMVCFTSLTEEQKNKAAAIGIKPYSWEEFLHMGKEKPCEIYPPRAQDICTIMYTSGTSGDPKGVVLSHENIVALVRGMDLFLEQFEDKMTVEDVYLSFLPLAHILDRTIEEYFFRNGASVGYYHGDLNALRDDLMELKPTLFAGVPRVFEKVYEGIKKAVDELNPFRRAVFGMLYNYKLGWMNKGYKQREASRLADLLAFRKVKARLGGRVRLIISGGAALSPEIEEFLRVTCCAFVCQGYGLTETCGPTTLGFPDEMCMLGTVGAVSIFNELRLEEVPEMGYNPLATPPCGEICIRGKTVFTGYHKSPQLTTEAIRDGWFHTGDIGEMLPNGVVKIIDRKKNLIKLSQGEYIALEHLENVYGVTPIVEDIWVYGNSFKSMLIAVVVPNEEITNKWAHSNGHITSFPKLCSLDQLKKHVLSELKSTADRNKLRGFEHIKGVILDPLPFDMERDLVTATLKKRRNNMLKYYQEQIDELYQNLAGDKKKL from the exons TGTCTCTGTCAAAAAACATCCAAAAAATCGGATGCTGGGATGGCGTAAAGTTATCGATGAAAag TTTGGACCATATGTTTGGAAAACATATAAGGAAGTTTATGATGAAGTTCTGCATATTGGTTCTGCTTTAAGAGCTTCCGGTGCTGAACCT GGTTCTCGAATTGGAATTTATGGATCTAACTGTCCTCAATGGATAGTGGCAATGGAG GCTTGTTCTGCCAACAGCTTTATTTGTGTGCCTCTCTATGATACTCTAG GCGCCGGTGCTGTTAATTTTATTATAGATCATGCAGAAGTTGATATTGTTTTCGTCCAAGATAAGAAGGTGAAAGAG CTTTTGAAACCTGATTGTATATCTGCTAAGCGACTGAAAG CAATGGTGTGCTTCACTTCATTAACAGAGGAACAAAAAAATAAGGCAGCCGCAATCGGAATTAAGCCATATTCTTGGGAAGAGTTCTTGCATATG GGAAAAGAAAAGCCATGTGAGATTTATCCACCTCGTGCTCAAGACATATGCACTATAATGTATACAAGTGGGACAAGTGGAGACCCCAAAGGTGTTGTTTTATCGCATGAAAATATTGTTGCTTTAGTACGAGGCATGGATCTTTTCTTGGAACAGTTTGAAGACAAG aTGACAGTTGAAGATGTGTATTTATCGTTTCTTCCGTTGGCTCATATTCTTGATCGCACAATTGAAGAGTACTTCTTCCGCAATGGTGCATCTGTTGGCTACTATCATGGG GATCTAAACGCTTTGAGGGATGATTTAATGGAGTTAAAGCCAACACTATTTGCCGGTGTGCCACGTGTCTTCGAAAAAGTATATGAAG GTATCAAGAAAGCAGTGGATGAACTCAATCCATTCAGGAGAGCAGTATTTGGCATGCTCTACAACTA CAAACTTGGCTGGATGAATAAAGGATATAAGCAGAGAGAAGCATCACGTTTAGCGGATCTATTGGCCTTTAGAAAG GTGAAAGCGAGGCTTGGTGGGCGAGTTCGACTAATCATTTCTGGAGGGGCAGCTTTGAGCCCCGAAATAGAAGAGTTCTTGCGTGTTACTTGTTGTGCCTTTGTATGTCAAGGCTATG GTTTGACTGAAACGTGTGGACCAACAACACTTGGATTTCCTGATGAAATGTGCATGTTGGGTACCGTTGGTGCTGTTTCTATATTCAACGAGCTGCGCTTAGAGGAGGTTCCAGAAATGGGATACAATCCTCTTGCAACTCCTCCATGCGGCGAGATTTGCATCAGGGGCAAAACTGTCTTTACCGGATATCACAAAAGTCCTCAGCTCACCACCGAAGCCATTAGAGATGGATGGTTTCACACAG GTGACATAGGAGAAATGCTTCCCAATGGTGTTGTGAAGATCATTGACAGGAAGAAGAATCTTATCAAGCTTTCTCAAGGAGAGTACATAGCACTTGAGCATCTCGAGAATGTTTATGGAGTTACTCCAATAGTTGAAGAT ATCTGGGTTTATGGGAATAGCTTCAAGTCAATGCTGATTGCAGTAGTAGTGCCAAATGAAGAAATTACAAATAAGTGGGCACATTCAAACGGTCACATAACATCTTTCCCCAAACTCTGTTCTCTTGATCAATTGAAGAAACATGTGCTATCGGAGCTCAAATCAACTGCTGACAGAAACAAG TTGAGGGGATTTGAACATATCAAAGGGGTGATATTGGACCCACTTCCATTTGACATGGAAAGAGATTTGGTGACTGCAACACTCAAGAAGAGAAGAAACAACATGCTCAAGTATTATCAG GAGCAAATAGATGAACTATACCAGAATTTGGCGGGAGACAAGAAAAAACTATGA